In Dermochelys coriacea isolate rDerCor1 chromosome 16, rDerCor1.pri.v4, whole genome shotgun sequence, one genomic interval encodes:
- the LOC119844285 gene encoding small nuclear ribonucleoprotein F-like: MSLPLNPKPFLNRLTGKPVMVKLKWGMEYKGYLVSVDGYMNMQLANTEECIDGALSGHLGEVLIRCNNVLYIRGVEEEEEEEDGEMRE, encoded by the coding sequence ATGAGCTTGCCCCTGAACCCCAAGCCCTTCCTGAACAGGCTGACAGGGAAGCCAGTGATGGTGAAGCTGAAGTGGGGGATGGAGTACAAGGGCTACCTGGTGTCTGTTGATGGTTACATGAACATGCAGCTTGCAAACACAGAAGAATGCATAGATGGTGCATTATCAGGACACCTAGGTGAAGTTTTGATAAGATGTAACAATGTCCTGTACATCAGAGgagtagaagaagaagaagaagaagaagatggagaaatgagagaataa